Proteins from a genomic interval of Tenacibaculum sp. SZ-18:
- a CDS encoding trypsin-like peptidase domain-containing protein: MKNQFFKMATYAVMVLCCTSITAQKKFKIGDEYDTKISLLETYQNFAKIANQKLSQPQLVFKKEFYSKSSTYVKLYFEKFDLAPGDFVEIIGANTKEKIVYGGQGKIVDSDMTMISSFWSQVIFDDKVEIRLYSKGKPGYHNGFEISKVAYGFTKEKILKQFAKNDGQQRSICSSDNKERIACYEGTEMYEKAKAVCRLIIGGTSSCTGWLLGSEGHLMTNNHCIGSVSAAQNTDYVFNYQQASCTGSANATSDVVASSATFIKTNSSLDYTLVKLPSNPTNTYGYLSLSSAVTAAGDRIYIPQHPGGRRKEISVKTDVDATSGGFSRVFQSSSGFGQQVRYYADTEGGSSGSPVLDFNSNLVVAIHNTGGCPNGSYGRSDNLIAAIGNDMPADGVDGNGGGNPDPDPDPSCSSTVSSFPYSESFEANVGWTQVTGDDGNWVRDASGTPSSGTGPSSGANGSYYMFLEASTNGSTGQIGSNATAILQSPCFNLSGLSSATFAFSNHMYGTAVGSLSLEASTNGTTWASLWSDSGNNGNQWNSVTVNLSAYVGQSELRLRFVGTTGPSWSSDIAIDNLSLTSGGGGTPSCPTLDFNDFNITSFSNQDASGNFSIGNGGNSLTLTNNTWKYLPMDYTVTANTVIEFEFRSTSQGEIHGVGFENDNSLTSSRYFKVHGTQNYGVTNYDNYTSGTVKYTIPVGSSYTGSMNRLVFINDNDAGSGNNSTFSNVRIYEGSCESSNVVVTEVFETRVDIIGDEDEGVFTNVRVAPNPIRKGTLLKLVGPAESLKDANYSVVNVLGQVVKRGNVNETKTISIDKFTSGIYILRLENKFTQASQRFIIE; this comes from the coding sequence ATGAAAAATCAATTTTTCAAGATGGCTACTTATGCCGTCATGGTTTTGTGTTGTACAAGTATAACAGCACAAAAAAAGTTTAAAATTGGAGATGAGTATGATACGAAAATTAGTCTTTTAGAGACGTATCAAAACTTTGCTAAAATTGCAAACCAAAAACTATCTCAACCTCAATTAGTATTTAAGAAAGAATTTTATTCAAAAAGTTCTACGTATGTTAAGTTATATTTTGAAAAATTTGACTTAGCTCCAGGCGATTTTGTTGAAATTATTGGTGCCAATACAAAAGAGAAAATCGTTTATGGTGGTCAAGGTAAGATTGTAGATTCTGATATGACTATGATTAGTAGTTTCTGGTCTCAAGTAATTTTTGACGATAAAGTGGAAATTAGATTATATTCTAAAGGAAAACCAGGATATCATAATGGATTCGAAATTTCAAAGGTGGCTTATGGATTTACGAAAGAGAAAATCTTAAAACAATTTGCTAAAAATGATGGACAACAAAGATCAATTTGTTCTAGTGATAATAAGGAGAGAATAGCTTGTTATGAGGGAACGGAAATGTATGAAAAAGCAAAGGCCGTATGTCGATTAATTATCGGTGGTACTTCTAGTTGTACAGGCTGGTTGTTAGGTAGCGAAGGTCACTTAATGACAAATAATCACTGTATCGGATCAGTTTCAGCGGCTCAAAATACAGATTATGTTTTTAATTATCAGCAAGCGAGCTGTACTGGTAGTGCGAATGCTACAAGCGATGTTGTTGCTTCTTCAGCAACTTTTATCAAAACCAATTCAAGTCTAGATTATACGTTAGTAAAATTACCTTCTAATCCAACAAATACTTATGGTTATTTAAGTTTAAGTTCTGCTGTAACAGCGGCAGGAGACAGAATTTATATTCCTCAGCATCCAGGTGGAAGAAGAAAAGAAATCTCTGTTAAAACTGATGTGGATGCAACTTCAGGAGGTTTTTCGAGAGTATTTCAAAGTTCATCAGGTTTTGGACAGCAAGTTCGTTACTATGCAGATACGGAAGGAGGAAGTTCTGGTTCACCAGTCTTGGATTTTAATTCAAATTTAGTTGTAGCGATACACAATACGGGTGGATGTCCGAATGGTTCATATGGTAGAAGTGATAATTTAATCGCTGCCATTGGTAATGATATGCCAGCCGATGGTGTTGATGGAAATGGAGGAGGAAATCCTGATCCGGATCCGGACCCAAGTTGTTCTTCAACAGTAAGTTCATTTCCTTACAGTGAAAGTTTTGAAGCTAATGTTGGATGGACGCAAGTTACAGGTGATGACGGAAACTGGGTAAGAGATGCTTCAGGTACACCATCTTCAGGTACAGGTCCTAGCTCTGGTGCAAATGGTTCGTATTATATGTTTTTAGAGGCTTCTACAAACGGAAGTACAGGACAGATAGGTTCAAATGCTACAGCAATTTTACAAAGTCCATGTTTTAATTTGTCAGGTTTGTCTTCTGCAACATTTGCATTTAGTAACCATATGTACGGAACTGCAGTTGGTTCTTTAAGCTTGGAAGCTTCAACTAATGGTACAACTTGGGCTAGTCTTTGGAGTGATTCAGGTAACAACGGAAATCAGTGGAATTCAGTAACTGTTAACTTAAGTGCTTACGTTGGGCAAAGTGAATTAAGATTACGTTTTGTTGGAACTACAGGACCTAGTTGGTCTAGTGATATCGCAATTGATAATTTATCATTAACTTCTGGTGGAGGAGGAACACCGTCTTGTCCAACATTAGATTTCAATGATTTTAATATAACATCATTTTCTAATCAGGATGCCTCAGGAAACTTTTCAATCGGTAATGGTGGTAATTCTTTGACGTTAACAAATAATACTTGGAAATATCTTCCAATGGATTATACAGTTACGGCAAACACTGTTATTGAATTTGAATTTAGAAGTACTTCACAAGGAGAAATTCATGGAGTTGGTTTTGAAAATGATAATAGTTTAACTTCGAGTAGATATTTTAAAGTTCATGGAACGCAAAATTATGGTGTAACGAACTATGATAATTATACAAGTGGAACTGTTAAATATACTATTCCAGTAGGAAGTTCATATACTGGAAGTATGAACAGATTAGTATTCATTAATGATAATGATGCTGGTTCTGGAAATAATTCTACGTTCTCAAATGTTAGAATATATGAAGGTTCTTGTGAAAGTTCTAATGTTGTTGTAACTGAAGTTTTTGAAACAAGAGTTGATATTATTGGTGATGAGGATGAAGGAGTGTTTACAAACGTAAGAGTTGCTCCGAACCCAATTAGAAAAGGAACATTATTAAAACTTGTGGGTCCAGCCGAAAGTTTGAAAGATGCAAATTATTCTGTTGTAAACGTGTTAGGACAAGTTGTAAAAAGAGGGAATGTAAATGAAACTAAAACTATTAGTATAGATAAGTTTACTTCAGGAATTTACATCTTGAGATTGGAAAATAAGTTTACACAAGCTAGTCAAAGATTTATAATCGAATAA
- a CDS encoding helix-turn-helix domain-containing protein, producing the protein MNTVKVLIILILFVGAFQGIVYGIVLCKAKRNLYSNRILSVILFLLSYRLLIQIMRLFGLGYYDTWYYFMLDLSWVTGPLLYFYVKSHLDGNYKISKKELYHFIPLLVQICISIFVRLQNLYWEGTRESLSWLGYWGYVVWMNYPTIYIVASILIIVYAHKALKLLYKGVNIQEQTLRWLKRILFSFQVYFSLVLLILVVDVIIYNIFLNNNYFYFVRFFYYPFFIGISVLIYWLGMEGFARRDEKRIIPKSQLSNEERTKLELIAKELKVIVEERKLYKIQKLNLDMLSKELQTKSYLVTLCLKEIYGKNFNDYINEYRVKEVQYLLKQSDNTKYTLLSLAMEAGFNSKSSFNRAVQKHLGVSPSELKREE; encoded by the coding sequence ATGAATACAGTTAAAGTTCTTATTATACTAATTTTATTTGTAGGTGCGTTTCAAGGTATTGTCTATGGAATTGTTCTTTGTAAAGCAAAACGGAATTTATATTCTAATAGAATCCTTTCGGTAATACTGTTTTTACTTTCATATCGACTATTAATTCAAATAATGCGCCTGTTTGGTTTAGGATATTACGATACTTGGTATTATTTTATGTTAGACTTAAGTTGGGTAACAGGTCCATTGTTATATTTTTATGTAAAGTCGCACTTAGATGGTAATTATAAAATATCTAAAAAGGAACTGTATCACTTTATTCCACTTTTAGTTCAAATTTGTATAAGCATATTTGTGAGACTTCAAAATTTATACTGGGAAGGTACACGTGAAAGTCTCAGTTGGCTTGGTTACTGGGGGTATGTAGTATGGATGAATTACCCAACTATTTATATTGTTGCAAGTATATTAATAATTGTTTATGCTCATAAAGCATTAAAGTTGTTGTATAAGGGAGTAAATATTCAAGAGCAGACATTACGTTGGCTTAAACGAATTCTGTTTTCTTTCCAAGTATATTTTAGTCTAGTTTTATTAATACTAGTTGTAGATGTCATAATTTACAATATCTTTCTTAACAATAACTATTTTTATTTTGTCAGATTTTTCTATTATCCATTTTTTATTGGAATATCAGTGTTAATTTATTGGTTAGGAATGGAAGGATTTGCAAGAAGAGATGAGAAGAGAATTATTCCCAAAAGTCAATTATCAAATGAAGAGAGAACGAAATTAGAATTAATTGCGAAGGAATTAAAAGTGATTGTAGAAGAAAGGAAACTATATAAGATACAAAAGCTGAATCTAGATATGTTATCAAAAGAGTTACAAACGAAATCATATTTGGTAACGCTTTGCTTAAAAGAAATTTATGGAAAGAATTTTAACGATTATATAAATGAGTATAGAGTAAAAGAGGTTCAGTATTTATTAAAGCAGTCAGATAATACTAAGTACACATTATTAAGTTTAGCTATGGAAGCAGGCTTTAACTCTAAATCTTCATTTAATAGAGCGGTTCAGAAGCATTTAGGAGTTTCACCTAGCGAATTAAAGCGCGAGGAATAA
- the sufD gene encoding Fe-S cluster assembly protein SufD — protein MEELKDKLLSSYLAFENGKDVNSDVHEIRSKALQNFEKLGFPSKKLEAWKYTSLNSILKEDYSIFPKAETAVELADVKKYFIHDIDTYKIVFIDGKYSSFLSDTTHDNMDICLLSSALSKAKYKAVIENYFNKVAKQDNLTSLNTAFTSEGAYIYIPKNVEVEKPIQIIYFTTGTENATMIQPRNLIVAERNAHVQIIERHQSLTNNAILTNSVTEIFVDTHANVDYYKIQNDNNNASLVDNTYIEQKKESVCSVHTFSFGGNITRNNLNFFQQGERIDSILKGVTILEGKQHVDHHTLVHHIEPNCESHQDYKGIYNDRSTGVFNGKVIVEKEAQKTNAYQQNNNVLISDKATINAKPQLEIFADDVKCSHGCTIGQLDSQALFYMQQRGIPKKEANALLMYAFANTVLESVKIPEVKQRITKIIASKLGVDIGFDL, from the coding sequence ATGGAGGAATTAAAGGATAAATTATTATCATCATATTTAGCTTTTGAAAATGGCAAGGACGTTAATAGCGATGTTCATGAAATTAGGTCGAAAGCACTACAAAATTTTGAAAAATTAGGTTTCCCTTCTAAGAAATTAGAAGCTTGGAAATACACTTCTTTAAATTCAATTTTAAAAGAAGATTATAGTATTTTTCCTAAAGCAGAAACTGCAGTAGAGTTAGCAGATGTAAAAAAGTATTTCATTCATGATATTGATACATACAAGATTGTATTTATCGATGGAAAGTATAGTTCTTTTTTATCAGATACTACTCATGATAATATGGATATTTGCCTATTATCATCTGCCTTAAGCAAAGCAAAATATAAAGCGGTTATTGAAAACTATTTTAACAAAGTAGCAAAACAAGACAACTTAACTTCTTTAAATACTGCTTTCACAAGTGAAGGAGCTTATATTTATATTCCAAAAAATGTAGAAGTCGAAAAACCAATCCAGATTATCTACTTTACAACAGGAACGGAAAATGCAACAATGATTCAACCACGGAATTTAATTGTTGCCGAACGTAATGCACATGTTCAAATTATTGAGCGTCATCAAAGTTTAACTAACAATGCTATTCTTACCAACTCTGTAACTGAAATTTTTGTCGATACCCATGCGAATGTAGATTACTATAAAATTCAGAATGACAATAATAACGCGTCTTTAGTTGATAATACTTACATTGAGCAAAAAAAAGAAAGTGTATGTTCTGTCCATACTTTCTCTTTCGGAGGAAATATTACTAGAAACAACTTAAACTTCTTTCAACAAGGAGAGCGAATTGATTCTATTTTAAAAGGAGTTACAATTCTTGAAGGAAAACAGCATGTAGATCATCATACTTTAGTTCACCATATTGAACCAAATTGTGAAAGTCATCAGGATTACAAAGGAATCTATAATGATCGTTCTACAGGTGTTTTCAATGGAAAAGTAATTGTTGAGAAAGAAGCACAAAAAACAAATGCTTATCAACAAAACAATAACGTTTTAATAAGTGATAAAGCTACTATTAATGCTAAGCCTCAGTTAGAAATTTTCGCTGATGATGTGAAATGCTCCCACGGTTGTACTATTGGTCAACTAGATTCACAAGCTTTATTCTATATGCAACAAAGAGGTATTCCTAAGAAAGAAGCGAATGCTTTGTTAATGTACGCTTTTGCTAATACGGTTTTAGAAAGTGTTAAGATTCCTGAAGTTAAACAAAGAATCACAAAAATCATTGCAAGTAAATTAGGTGTAGATATCGGTTTCGATTTATAA
- the sufC gene encoding Fe-S cluster assembly ATPase SufC, which translates to MLKIQNLHAEVEEKSILKGLNLEVKAGEVHAIMGPNGAGKSTMASVIAGKEEYEVTSGSIELDGEDISELAPEERAHAGVFLSFQYPVEIPGVTVTNFIKTAINESRKAQGLEEMPAKEMLQKIREKSELLEIDRKFLSRSLNEGFSGGEKKRNEIFQMAMLEPKLAILDETDSGLDIDALRIVANGVNKLKSEDNAVIVITHYQRLLDYIVPDFVHVLHDGKIVKTGDASLALELEAKGYDWIKEEVNS; encoded by the coding sequence ATGTTAAAGATTCAAAACTTACACGCAGAAGTAGAAGAAAAGTCAATCTTAAAAGGATTAAACTTAGAAGTTAAAGCAGGAGAAGTTCATGCAATTATGGGACCTAATGGAGCTGGAAAAAGTACAATGGCTTCTGTGATCGCAGGTAAAGAAGAATATGAAGTAACTTCTGGTTCTATTGAATTAGATGGAGAAGATATTAGTGAATTAGCTCCTGAAGAAAGAGCACATGCTGGTGTATTTTTATCATTTCAATATCCAGTTGAAATTCCAGGTGTAACAGTAACAAACTTTATCAAAACTGCAATTAACGAATCACGCAAGGCACAAGGTTTAGAGGAAATGCCTGCTAAAGAAATGTTACAAAAGATTCGTGAAAAGTCAGAATTACTTGAGATCGATCGTAAATTCTTATCTCGTTCTTTGAACGAAGGATTTTCAGGAGGAGAAAAGAAACGTAACGAAATATTCCAAATGGCAATGTTAGAGCCAAAATTAGCCATCTTAGATGAAACTGATTCTGGTTTAGATATTGATGCGCTTCGTATTGTTGCTAATGGAGTAAATAAATTAAAATCTGAAGACAACGCTGTTATTGTTATTACTCACTACCAACGTTTATTAGATTATATCGTTCCTGATTTTGTTCACGTTTTACACGATGGTAAAATTGTAAAAACTGGAGATGCTTCTTTAGCACTTGAATTAGAAGCTAAAGGTTACGATTGGATTAAAGAAGAAGTGAACTCATAA
- the sufB gene encoding Fe-S cluster assembly protein SufB: MSKYTEDDLREELKTKEYEYGFYTDIESEKFPKGLNEDIVRAISKKKNEPEWMTEWRLEAFKVWKQMEEPEWANVNYEKPKFQDISYYSAPKKKPKLNSLDEVDPEMLATFEKLGISLEEQKRLANVAVDIVMDSVSVATTFKETLAEKGIIFMPISEAIQEHPELVKKYIGSVVPTTDNFYAALNSAVFSDGSFCYIPKGVRCPMELSTYFRINEGGTGQFERTLVIADKGSYVSYLEGCTAPQRDENQLHAAVVELIAMDDAEIKYSTVQNWFPGDEQGKGGVFNFVTKRGLCETNAKISWTQVETGSAVTWKYPSCVLKGNNSVGEFYSIAVTNNFQQADTGTKMIHLGKNTKSTIISKGISAGKSQNSYRGLVQIGSRAENARNFSQCDSLLMGNECGAHTFPYIETKNKSAQVEHEATTSKIGEDQLFYCNQRGIDTEKAIALIVNGFSKEVLNKLPMEFAVEAQKLLEISLEGSVG; the protein is encoded by the coding sequence ATGAGTAAGTATACTGAAGACGATTTAAGAGAAGAATTAAAAACCAAAGAATATGAATATGGTTTTTATACTGATATAGAAAGCGAAAAATTCCCTAAAGGTTTAAATGAAGATATAGTTCGTGCCATTTCTAAAAAGAAAAACGAACCAGAGTGGATGACCGAATGGAGGTTGGAAGCTTTTAAAGTTTGGAAGCAAATGGAGGAGCCAGAGTGGGCAAATGTTAATTATGAAAAACCAAAATTTCAGGATATTTCCTATTACTCTGCTCCAAAAAAGAAACCTAAATTAAATAGTTTGGATGAAGTAGATCCAGAAATGTTGGCTACTTTTGAGAAACTAGGGATTTCTTTAGAAGAACAAAAAAGACTAGCAAATGTTGCTGTTGATATCGTAATGGATTCTGTTTCTGTTGCTACTACATTTAAAGAAACACTAGCAGAAAAAGGAATTATCTTTATGCCCATTTCAGAAGCTATTCAAGAACATCCTGAATTAGTTAAGAAATATATTGGCTCTGTAGTTCCTACAACTGATAACTTTTATGCGGCATTAAATTCTGCTGTATTCTCAGATGGTTCTTTTTGTTACATTCCTAAAGGTGTTCGTTGTCCAATGGAATTATCTACTTACTTCAGAATTAATGAAGGTGGAACAGGACAATTCGAAAGGACCTTAGTAATTGCCGATAAAGGCAGTTACGTTTCTTACTTAGAAGGATGTACTGCACCTCAACGTGATGAAAATCAATTACACGCCGCCGTAGTTGAATTAATCGCTATGGATGATGCAGAAATAAAATATTCAACAGTACAAAATTGGTTTCCGGGTGATGAACAAGGTAAAGGTGGAGTCTTTAACTTCGTTACGAAACGTGGTTTATGTGAAACCAATGCTAAAATTTCTTGGACTCAGGTCGAAACTGGCTCTGCAGTAACTTGGAAATATCCAAGTTGTGTTTTAAAAGGAAACAATTCAGTAGGAGAATTCTATTCGATCGCTGTGACTAACAATTTCCAACAAGCAGATACAGGAACGAAAATGATTCATCTTGGAAAGAATACGAAATCAACTATTATTTCAAAAGGTATTTCAGCTGGTAAATCACAAAACAGTTATCGTGGATTAGTACAAATTGGTTCTAGAGCTGAGAATGCGCGTAACTTCTCTCAATGCGATAGTTTATTAATGGGTAATGAATGTGGAGCTCATACCTTCCCATATATAGAAACTAAAAATAAATCAGCACAAGTAGAGCATGAGGCTACAACAAGCAAAATCGGAGAAGATCAATTGTTCTATTGCAATCAAAGAGGTATTGATACTGAAAAAGCTATTGCACTTATCGTTAACGGGTTTAGCAAGGAAGTATTAAACAAATTACCCATGGAATTTGCTGTTGAGGCACAAAAATTATTAGAAATTTCCTTAGAAGGAAGTGTAGGATAA
- a CDS encoding HesB/IscA family protein yields MIKVSDTAKKKVIELMTDDGFDATTDYVRVGVKSGGCSGLSYDLNFDNSQGETDKVFEDNGVKIIVDKKSFLYLVGTILEYSGGLNGKGFVFNNPNANRTCGCGESFSL; encoded by the coding sequence ATGATAAAAGTTTCAGACACAGCTAAAAAGAAAGTGATAGAGCTTATGACCGATGACGGCTTTGATGCAACTACGGATTACGTTCGAGTAGGTGTGAAAAGCGGCGGTTGTTCAGGACTTTCGTACGATTTAAATTTTGACAATTCTCAAGGAGAGACTGATAAAGTTTTTGAAGACAATGGTGTGAAAATTATCGTTGATAAAAAAAGTTTCTTGTATTTAGTTGGAACAATACTAGAGTATTCTGGCGGTTTAAATGGTAAGGGATTTGTTTTTAATAATCCGAATGCTAATAGAACATGTGGATGTGGAGAAAGTTTTTCTCTGTAA